The Raphanus sativus cultivar WK10039 chromosome 6, ASM80110v3, whole genome shotgun sequence sequence CTTCCTGATtgtttgagtttttttctttgtattttgaaaattaaagagCATTTGGTTAGATAAAGTGAGTGGGAAGAAGTGTATAATGGTATCTGCAAAAGAAATAGCATCACATGGGGAAACAGTCCTTAACATTGGCAATGGATTTCAATTGCTGAATCTAGGTAACTCctttttatttcagttttatcTTTGCATGATTAGGAAGTTAAATTAACTTTCCTATGACTAGGTTCATGTTAAATTAACTTTCTGTAGGAGAGCATATATATCTTCCAACGGGATGCGAACTTATCACCATTTAGGCACTTTCATTCATCTAATTAGTAAAGCATAAAAAATTTATACGTAGGTTTGAAAAGGTAGCAGAGCTTCTCAGTGTATGGTGGTTTGAGATTCGTGGCAAAATGAATACCCGACTCCTAACTCTTGGACTCGTTACTCGGCTTACATTGTGTTAAAGACCGTGAATAAATGTCCTGGCTTGGCGGATTTGCCAGTGGAAGTGGGAGTTAGATTGGTGGGACACGATATTCCTAAACAACTCATCTACTTTGATGGGTATATGGATAAGGATGCTAGAAAAGTAAGGGGAGAAATGAGAGATGTGATGAAACCAAAGAAGAGGGAAGATGGGTGGATGGAAACAGAGCTTGGAGAATTTTTTAGTGAAGAAGGTTGTGATCAAATTGAGTTGAGtgttatctaatatattaaaactgaagtacaaatagtacttaTCCCTTAGAGTTACACAAAAATTACAATGGCATGACActcattttaattaaattatccaattaaatataacacatatccaaataatatttattatcttgCCATACAAATCCAAAACGTGATTCTCTAACATATATTTCGCTTTAATTAACTACATTGTCGTATAAATCAAAAACGTATTTATTAACTTGCCATATATTTCgttattattaaaactatattgccATGTTAATCTAAAAcatgattaataatttattctCATCAAAATAAACTACTTTGCCATTATTATTATCCAAATATATAGATCACGTAGATCCTATGTGTGATTATTcacaataactaaattgaaaaaatattataattttgtatttgagtaacataaatttgaaataaacgAAAAGTTtcgaataaaattttgtattactagCTGTTTTGtacgaaataaaaaatatttcatacacatattaatatataaaatcaatatgactCCTTTTAATATCTAATAAATATTGAACATAtacttttgtcaaaaaataagTTGTCCATTTATAGTATAGATAATTactaattttaacatttaaaatagaaaatttttctatattaatttagatttatatattaaaaaccacTGGATAGAAGAGTTTTTTTACCTCCTTTAAACAATATTCTCTGAAACGTCTTTtaatcatttcttttctttgaagacattttggtgataaaaactttaaaaaataatattgagaAAATTACCCTTTTTAAATATTAGGGtttgaaaacaatataaaattagtaaaaacaaaaacaataataaatatttgaatgtattAGTAATCATTTGTTTGTgatataaatacattcaatacgATAATAATCAAACAATAATCTAATATCGTTTAATCACAGTTAATAAAATCCAGTAATTACCAATGGTTTATAAGATAACAacgatttttataaattaaaataaatagctcTGTCGGCGTGTATGTCAAATTTTAgacatgtatttattaaaaaaatcaaaaaaatcagatatgaactttatatatatatatatatatatatatatatatatatatttaaatcaaaatatttggaatgtaatctaataaaacttaaaagtatatctaaatctttaatatttaaaattttgttgtttaatatatcaaaataattgaacgtaaaaataaaacttctaaCAATTTGGAAGCTAAGCGCATTGAACATgatacaaaaatatcaaaagaaaataacatattaatcTACAGCATGAACACAAGAATCAAGTTGACaacattatcaaaatttataatatataagaactaaaaataaatacccgtgcggacgcacgggtcaagctctagttgAAATTAAGTTTCTTTATTGGAAGTGTGGTTTGATCATTCAAAGGAATTTAATTCCCACCTACAAAAGGTCGGTAGGGTGACAATACTTGTTTTTATTGTGATGGAAGAAACGTTTGATGATTTCAGGTTGTGCTTTTTGTCAAGGTTTATATGTTTCTAAGAGCATCAGTATTGCTACGACAGAAAATGAGTCCTTAACatattaaattgattttttgtcCTTAAGAGACATTGGTAAGGACAATCACATGTAAAGTAGATTATTGCTAGGACATTTTTAGTTTCTTAGTAAATTCTGTGAACTAATGTGACTCAGCCCAAACCCATCCTGCCGGCCCATAACAAGCATCATCAACTTAAGAGCAAGAAGAGAGACTTGGGCTTTAGTGCACAAAGGCCCACTCGCAAACGTGAAGGACAAGTCAGTGGAGCAAGACCTATAAATACATCTTGTAACACCTAGGTTTTCCTTACGTtgtttcttgttgttgttggctGCTGTTCTATCTTGAGGTTGTGCTTGAACACCTGAGATTGAGACAGAGCAGAGAGAGATCATTAGTGCTTGTAAACTCCTTTTGATTCTAGTGAAGTTTGTGGGCAAGAGATCCCACACGAGACGTACTGGTTGATACCAGGAACTCGTTAACTTGCGTGTGTCGTAGATTATCTTAACCTATCTAGCTAAATCGAACATACTATATCCTTCacaattcattatatattttgataagtaATGACATAAATAGAAGTTAAAAATAACGACGGACAATCCCAGGATATGGACAGAGATTCGGGATGAAATCGTCGGTGTGGCAAAACGATGACGACGGTTTCGTCTTCGGGATGAAATCGTCTGAGAACCAGAATGGTTTCGCCGTGCACAGAGAATTGAGAGAAGATGATTTCGAATTGTGAAACAGAAAGTAGAGTTTTGCCCTAGACGACTTTGATGCTTCATCAAAACGTGAAATTTGCCATTAAGGACGACCCAACTCGTTCCTTAATTAAGACCCGTCCCACATTTTTATTATccatttcaatttatttttgggCCCAAATATCATTAGGACGCTTGTGAGGGACTGCTATATTTATGGTCTAAGCTGTTTAGCTTGTTTCTAAGTATGGTTTTCTAATAAGATGAATATATGaactttattaatataataaaaaatagaattataaGATACATAATTACCTGATTTATATATGAGTTTTCCAAAATAACAAGGACTCAAAATTTTGCGTCTTGGGATTTTGAGGTAAAAAAAAGTCTTCAAGAACTtgttaaaatctatatttttaaaatctacaaACCGGGGGTTACATTGGATTAGCCGAATAACACCATTTTGTTGTATTTAATGTGTTTGTCTACCTAACACAAATTTatagttgaatttaaaaatcGACCACCCAATATATACTCACTAGTATTTGATACTCGCTtcaaatgttttgttttcttatcaAATGGTTTGttagtttataattttcaaaaacaaagacCAACACAAATGGAGCTGCAAGGAAAGACGTGCGTGCCACTGATGCGAACAAGGGTATTTTCGGACACATAAAAGGACTACTTCACGAATCGTCAGAAGCGTAATAAGTCCTAGGATCTCTCAGCTTCTATATTGATGTTTTTGGTTCGTCGATGGGGCAAAAACTCGGTTTTGGTTCTGGCATTAAAATCAGACAAGAGAGGGTTTCACTGTCTTCACcatttgatgacttaccggtcGATTGCATCGCTAACATAATCTCTCTTACAAGTCCGCGGGACGCGTGCGTTGCAGCTTCGGTTTCGAAAACCTTCAAGTCAACGTCCGAGTTCAATAGCGTGTGGGAGAAGTTTCTTCCACCGGAGTACTCATCTTTCATTCTTGGATCGCAAGTTTTCACGTTAAAAAAAAAGCTCTATCTAGCTTTGTGCAACGACCCTGTTCTTATCGAAGATGGACAAAAGGTatgtctagtttttttttaattgagttTTACAATTAGTCCGGCCTTCGAATACTTTTGATTAGAATAACATACTTAATTTATGATAAAACAAAGAGTTTTTGGTTAGAGAAATCGAGTGGGAAGAGGTGTATCTTGTTATCCGCGAGGCAACTTGCAATCACATGGGGAAATTCTCCACAGTATTGGCAATGGATCTCAATACCTGAAGCTAGGTATactcatttttcttgtttaagATAGATTGTGACACAATGCATGATTTTCAATAATTACCATTATTATGATGGTAAAAGGTTTAAAGAGGTACCGGAGCTTCTTGATGTATGTGCTTTCGAGATCCGTGGTTGGATGAATACTCGAATCCTATCGCCAAGAACTCATTATTCGGCTTACGTAGTGTACAAGACGAGAACTGGATGTCATGGCTTCCGCGATTTGCCTATACAAGTTGGAATAGGTTTCGTGGGACAAAAAGCTACTAAAAGATTCATATGCTTTGATGAGTCTGCAGATAGAATAAAAAGGTGGGGAAGGAGGGAGCTAATGAAATCAAAGGAGAGACACGATGGATGGATAGAAGCAAAGATTggtgatttttttaatgaatttggTTGTGAAGAAATTGAACTGAGTATTGTAGACATCACGTCTCCTTATTGGAAGCGTGGATTGATCATTCAAGGAATTGAGTTCCGGCCTGTTGAAAAGTGAAACCGGTTTACTATAGTGAAAGAACGGTTTCCCggttatattttcatattataaatgATGTTATACGATTCCTAGTGAAAATTATCTGTCTCCTATTCTAGTTGCAATTTGTATGTGTAGAACCATCGAGTTACTTTAGTGTTcaagcttttctttttttccctaCTTTTGAAGCAACTTGGTGTAATATTGAGTCTTAATATACACCTATACTCGTATTGTCGGTTGAGAATCCTTATCttttcagtttgtttttttgttttctttttcaaatttaaagagTTTCTGGTTAGAGAAAGCAACTGGGAAGAAGTGTATAATGTTATCCGCATTGGACCTTTCAGTTACATATGAAGATGATGATTCAATTGATCCTGAGTACTGGAAATGGTATCCAGTTCCTGAATCTAggtacatttttattttattttctcgtCTTCGTATGAATTTGGTTGTAATGACTTGATTCGGAAAGTGTTGCTTTTGTTGCATGTGCAGATTTGAAAGAGTGGGAGAGATTGTAACTAGGTTCGATATTTATGGCAGTACGGATTCAAGTATCTTATCTCCAGGAACCATTTACTCGGCTTTTGTTGTGTTCAAGAAACTGGATCATTTTTCTGGCTTTGAGGATAGCCCCATAGAAGCGTTCATTATGTTCGGAATGTTTTTCTCTAGAAGAATAGTATGCTTTGATCCCTCTATGGATGAGGAGTATGAAGGATATAATGGAAGGCTGAAACCTAAGCATAGAAAAGATGGGTGGATGGAGCTAGAGCTCGGGGATTTCGTCAATGAAGGAGGACTAATGGCTAGTGATGAAATTCAGCTGGCTGCTTCGCAGTACAAGTCGAGCCGTTGGATGGAGGGCTTAATTATTGAAGGCATTGAAATTCGTCCTACGGAAAACCAGCAAAGATTTTTTGAGCTAGAAGAGTAATCTATTGTCAAAAAGGGAGTGTAATTGTGTTGAGGCTTTTGTTTACAACATTTTTGGAACCAATATTTGGAACCAATATTTGTGGACTGTTATATTTGTGTATTTGGTTTTCTTCGTTGAAGTCAATTGATATTGTGGACTCCTTCCCATGATGTTCTATGCAGTGTGTTATAGAGGCTGCTAGACAAAGAGCCGGTGCATCTTGTTGAGTGTCTATTCAAGATCCATGGTATGATAATGAATCCCAGTATCATATTTCCAAGAACTAGTTACTCGGGATGTACAAGACAAGAGACCCCTTTCATCCAGAACATTGAAGTTGGATTGAATAGGCTTAAGTTTTAGGCTGGTTTACTAATTCATAAAATGTATATTAGTGATTCTGCTGTATATATAAACTAGAGTTTTGACCTGCATGTCCATGCaggtatatttttcattttataaaatatataactaaatatttaaatatataatttacattttaatgttattatatattgCATAGTTATATAGCTTTATTGTTTTAAGTTTCTTATTtgacataattaatatataatgatttgtCGTACGTATTAAAATTGGTTTTTTACTATTACacctaatatattttaaagttcggtataataaattcataatttgaaattattaaatagaaaatcacgtacaatatatattttaataaaattctaCATTTTGCatacaatataattttaaaatttatttagttatactatagaaatgatattttttgaataatttatgttttcatattttattttaaaaatatactttagcatttataatgttattatagtgcctaattttatatgtaaacaCATTATTCTGTTTAATTAGTTCAGtcctaatatttttaaaaaaattatgcattacaatatctattatattattttagaaactttattgatatatgatattttttgatGTTACAGTATTAagttagtattattttttattttttatcaaattaagattttaaataatatattattttaatttttacaaaaatttctcGTTTTCCgtgtttcatttaaaaataatagtttaggacctattattttatattttgtaaaaaatttgaatttatcaTAATGATTTAGaggatatatttttaatatttatatttagtcagtataaatttgaaaaatttacGTAACTATTTTGAGTTTGGAAGATTATATGACttttaattcttcttgttattaaattaatgtattatttttgtttaataaatattaaaattttcagcaacttttcatattttcaacaaattttgttataattgtaaataaagaataaatttatttttaaaattattttctattgaaaatatttaattttcaatttttaagtagcatagtttttaaataacacATGAATTACAGGTTAgttgtataattaatattttgttgataattatttttagatgatATATTGTTGGAAgtttcaaaataagtaaaataaaaatatattattatttttagataatacaCTATGTTGTTGTGAGATAGAGAATATACGTTAGCAACTCGTTTTTTAGgtgtaaaaatattacatgatagaatttctaatttaatacaatatattttaaaattataaaatttataagtatagcatatcttaatatttaattaacattaacttataataatttataatcacgAAATTaggtattatttatttcataaaagatatttaaaaatgtttggtaagattttattagatttttttcaacagattttttatatgaaattgatttattttttgatatccTTATTAAGTATtaagatattttgaaaataatgtatatttaattgattaatgtaaataatcaaatcatattaaCTAATTAATGAAATGGTCCAAAATGACTTTTGTACAGTAGATTtttttgtacttctattttaatagagaagataatTAAGTCCGGACGACTTTAGAAAGATACATTTTAAAAGGGTCGTGAGGTAGATGCCCTCGCTCATTCAACGAATGGCCAGGCCCAGGGGTACTTTGGTAAATAAGCTAGAGGACTTTGGAAGTTCAAAGTCTCAAAAGTCATAACAACAATTCTCAGGCATGATCCAGATCTTGACGCAAACTATCAATACAGGCAAACACTGGATAAAAGTAAAAGAGCTGATGCATTTCCAGAGGAATGTGTTGCCGCTTTGGTTTCCATAACCTTTGGATCGACACCGACGGTAACTTCCGGTAGTGTATGGGAGAAGTTTCTTCCTCCGGAGTATTCATCTCTGATTCATTCATCAAGAGACTTCTCATCCAATAAGAAGCGTTTTTCTGCTCGATGTGAGGACTACGTCCTAATCGAAGATGGCAAAATGGTATACTTTATTATGTTTGATTATCTTACCATTATAGATTTCTTGTTAATCAAGCTTTCTATTTTTGGAAACCCATAGAGTTTATGTTTAGACAAAGCGAGAGGGACGAGGACTATAATGTTATCTGGGAAGGAACTTGATCTCACATTCTCTACCTTTTGGCGACTGATCTCAGATCCTGATTCTAGGTAACTTCTGTTTTTTCCCCACTGAATTCTAACGATGTCTACTCGtgttagaaataaaaatagtgTCAAATGATACTAAGGAAGACCTAGATATGAGATTTGAAGGGTTATAAATACTTTTTGGTTAATATTAATAGAAAAGATTTCGAGAATTTGAGGACCATGCGACTTATGTATAATAATTCATTGAAATTGGGGGATTAAAACGAATGTTTCATCTGGTTGTGCCCATAACTAGCTCTGTAAAAGGGAGACATACTAATATATTCATTGCCAATTAGTATTGAGTTGAAAACTCGTGAACACTTTAACAACTCGTTCCAATAATTTTCCATGCATTGTTTTATTAAGGTTCAAGGAAGTCCCAAAACTTGTCACTGGGTGTCCATTCAAGATCAACGGTGCGCTGAAAGCTAATTTCCTGTCTCCTGATACTCATTACTCGGCTTACGTAATATACAAGGCAAAGGATCAAATTCCTGATGTGCAAAAAAGCTTTGGAGTTGGACTGATTGAACATGAAACTCCCGAGGGTAAAATGTGGGAAAGGCAGTATCTAACGAAACTAGAGAAGAGGAGAGACGGGTGGATGGAGGTAAAATTTGGAGAATTCTTAAACCATGGAGGATTCATGGATGATCGCTATAAAATTGGTTTTTATATTAGTGAAATCAAGTATAGCTATTGGACGCCTGGTTTCATCGTTCAAGGCGTTGAGTTCCGGCCTGTTAAAAAACTCATGGTGAAGTAAGAACCAGTCCATGGACGACAGGACGAGCGTTGTTTGAGCTAGTGAGTCCGATGTTATATGTTTATGTATCAAACCAAAAACTTATTGTAACAGAATTTTAATGGTTGTATGTTTGATtgtaattaatgtttttgatttttattttcttttgatgttTTTGTCACTCTGACATGTACCAGTTCAATAAGAGTGTTTTGTTCCATAACAGTTCAGGTATTCCGGATTTTAAGTCCTGACAGTTCTAGATGATATGTGTAAGTTTATAGGGTGAAAATGTATTATTTGAATCAGCTACACACATAcaatttcatatattaattatgtcTTTCGATCatgtgaaaaaatatttattagatcaTGGGATTACAACCACAGTTAGTAAGGAATGAATTGAAAACGCAagtcttttgttttttattataattcatTCTTTCTTTCACCATTTCATCACACAAGAGACTTTAGAACGAGTCTTCCAGATCTCAAGAagtctatttatttattacaaaaaagtCTTAAGCTCTATCTGTGTCTCAAGATTCCAGACGAACGCGATTTGGTGCAGGCAACGATGGGGCAAAGTCATGGCAGAAAACATCATCTCCGGGCCCGTCACCGTTCGATTCAGTGCCGGTGGATTGCATCTCcagttttattaaaatggtGTTAAACAagtcaataaaaatataaatagagttaaataatatattttgtatcatttacTAAATAAGTGATTTAATTAAGTATCAGTTCTTTTTGTGATATGATGCTAGGAATTTCAAAGttcctaaaacaaatgttgtagGATAGTGATgaatgtcgaaccagttctgagggactcaaagcagtgagaatgcaagtatttgcctaatctaagtgcagccagtgatttgatgatttctaaactaatgattaaagctaatgcaaagcaataaaaatgatacttttaagctattggaaaggagaactcatgggtataggaactTGACCTCGGGTGATCAGgattcgaactaaggatgaacaataaacgatcaaacaaacaaccttaagcctagacacaattctaagcaagctctatatctagatgaatgctcatttgctaacacatctcaaacatcaagtgtccttggttgaataacatgcaagcaatcagtcACAACaggtctattagctatcttagcatctttaacaacaaatgtctttggcaaagtacactaaaagcctaggagagttgactcgggcatttcatcgaacacctgtcgggtgagaaatgcctagagatcaccctttgagtggcctactcaaatgatgtattgaaatcactctactagcaaggagatgacatgatctacactaaaacatcatagaactaacctaatcacccttagtctcctaacccatgaattcaaaaggtgattactcactaatctccatgattcctcttaaacccatgatggatttcagattaatcatgtagagaaatagatgagagatcacaagaacaataacaaaccaagtcaaaaagagattaatttcttgagagagtttgtgttcttcaatagatcaaagattatCTGCCCAAAAAgtggctacaacatacttaaacattaggtttttcagagtaaaaccgtgcataagaaattgcaaaaaggtccttgaaaaatcataaaatcgggTAGCATAAAGGGGTGGAGCGACCAGGAGGGGTCGCTCCGGGTGGTCGCTGCGGGTTGGTCGAAGAAAACGAGCGGGCTGGGTGAGTCGCTGCGCCGAGGTCGCTCCAGGAGTGAAGTCACAGCGGCCAGCCAGGGTCGCTCCGGTCAGGTCGCTCCGGATGGATATGTCTCTAGTAAATTGGTCATAACTTCTTcgttacatctccaaatgacttgaaaccacttccattagaaagctaactcaatttcatgtgtctccacaaaatcttagcaacagaagatgtctcgaaggcctccatccatgctcatctttcaccccctttttgagcacattgcttccaaatgtctccaagaactccatgtggtgttccaatacctgatagagacatatgtatgccaaatgcaacctaaacatgcctaaatcctaatctatatgatgcaaatgcctatgaatgaatggttaaaacaatgcaaatatgcaagacatcaactcccccacactagtcctttacttgtcctcaagtgaaCTTTCTGGGACTCATAGGGGAAGAGGTTTGAAagtgggagctcatagccaagaGAAACACAAAAGCACTTGCTTCAACATAAGAATTCAGtactagcacactctctcttattatcctctagcttctctaggcctgtCTCAACTCAACATTATGCATTCACACATTCAATTcagccaactctcacattcattaagcAATACAACAAGTGAGCTCTATGCAAATGGTCaattggtccaagtcatttgggtaAGGGAAGGCTTTTTCGCTCTAGTGATCAAAGGTTTCATAACTCATTATCTTCAAGGTTTAACACTCAAAACAAGTAGccttgacattgcacataatatatctaagaaagggatcaactaatgcatacaatgctcaatcttcattgttctaccctttttcAAACATACAAGTGACACAATTGAAATCCCAAGTTACACCcatctcacatctctcacccaaaaatctcaagaacacaTCCACAAACTCTCAATCAAGggaaatatttaaacttttaaaacacaGCCTCTAAGCTCATTCtcactttgctagccccctttttcttttttttttcttttttttttttcttatttttatttttattttttatttgggggccaagactttcacAACTTTGAGCTAGAGGTTTATACAATTCCCAATAAGACAATTAAGCACAAGAGTTCATTCATTCC is a genomic window containing:
- the LOC108807992 gene encoding F-box protein At2g02240: MGQKLGFGSGIKIRQERVSLSSPFDDLPVDCIANIISLTSPRDACVAASVSKTFKSTSEFNSVWEKFLPPEYSSFILGSQVFTLKKKLYLALCNDPVLIEDGQKSFWLEKSSGKRCILLSARQLAITWGNSPQYWQWISIPEARFKEVPELLDVCAFEIRGWMNTRILSPRTHYSAYVVYKTRTGCHGFRDLPIQVGIGFVGQKATKRFICFDESADRIKRWGRRELMKSKERHDGWIEAKIGDFFNEFGCEEIELSIVDITSPYWKRGLIIQGIEFRPVEK